From the Mus musculus strain C57BL/6J chromosome 10, GRCm38.p6 C57BL/6J genome, the window ACTAGTCTCCACACTTCTAAGTAAGTGTCCTTTAAGGACCTCCTTCCCACCTCATCAGAATGCCCTTCTGCTCTTGAACTCCTAGCCGCCAGTGAAATCCCTCTGATGCTGCCCCTTGACTCTTGCCCACCTTGCTGCACGGAGTCACCTGCCCCCTCCGCACTCTCTGGCTCGCTATTTCCGCTCTTGGCGGGCAGCTCCTCCATAACGAAAGGCAACTGGTCCCCACTTGGCTGTcgctcctctccctctgcctgcGATTCCAGATCTTCATAGTTGCTTTGCCTTCTGGTCTCCAAGAATTTGGCCACACAATAAATGATGGAGCCCAGGGTGTTCACCACAACGCCAGCAATGAATAGAGAGGTGGGCTCCACGTCGCTGAACGCCACCATGCCCACCGTGATAGTGGCGATGCTCTTCACCACGCCCACGAAGCTGGTGGTCACAGCAGAGTTGATGTAGGTACAGTGCAGTGTGGTGAAGTTCATGGCACAGCCGATCAGGATACAGGCCACGAATATGGAAACCATGGCCGGGTCCTTCCAGCCTGGAAAGGTCCAGGCGTGGATGGAGTCGGTGCTGGCGAAAGAGCAGATGACCAGCAGAGGGGTGGCGGAGACGGCGATCACATACTGTGCGGTGAGAGGCCCGTGCTCCGTGTCCGCGCTCGCCTTCTGGATCAGCACCAGGTAGGCTGCGTGCACCAATACAGCCAGCACGCCCGTTACGTACCCAATGGGGTCGCCCGTCAGGTCGCCAGCTCCTGAGCGCACCAAGACGGCAGAGCCAGCgcgggaaagaaaaagagaagacacaGGGTTGGGTATCCACTCCAGGAAGCATGTCGCCTTGGGGGGAAAACCCTTAGCATCCCAATTCTGCCCACGAATTTTCCGAGTGCCCAACAGAAACCCTCCTTGCCTCCATCTCTGTGTCAAAATGCGACCGTCAAGCCGAGCTAATGTACCCGGTCTTCCTCTAGCCAGGGCGAAGGCCAGGGGGAGATCAGATGCTCTCTGGGTAGGCTCCTTGGGGTCCCTGAAGCCTGCACGGAGGCCACCTGGGAGGGTGGTTCCCGCCCCGTGGGCACCGGAAGGGACAGGGAACCCCAGCTAGCGGCCTCAACCGAGTGCGGGCACGGCCCCGGAAAGAGTGTTTCCCCTCTGCCCGCAGCTGGATTCCCCGGGGGTCCTCCCCGCCCCTCCTGCCCTTGAGCCCCGGGGCGGTTCCTTTTGCCTAGGGCCCGGGTACTGAGCCCAGGTTGCTCAGGCTTCACTcccgtctctccagctccccaaccCCGCGTGATCCGAGGAAGTTCCCGGCCCCCTTCCTTCCGGCTCAGTGCAGGGCTGGACTCCAGTTCTCTGCGCTGGCGACTCTCCATCCCTCCTGAGGAAGGGGCTGAACAAGAAAGACCcgggtgggggaggaaaggggtgggggtggggtggcggaAGCCTGGACACCTGGGGGGCAGGGCTGATGGAGGAGGCTTGAAGGCTGAGAGAGGCTGCGCTGGGTCTCAGAAGAAAAGTCCCTTTTGTGATCCCAAGGACCACTCAAAGCTCCCTGCCTCAGTATCCCCATCTGGCAGTGAGGGCGTTGCACCGAGTGGTCCCAGCGGTCTCTACCGGGTGGGTTGGGTGGACCAGGGTTGACGCGGGTCCCGCTCACCTGCCAGGGCGGCGCCGCAGGTGGTGATGAGCACGGCCGCTAGCACTCCGGGCGAGGGCGCGCCGTTCTTGAGCACCAGCACACCGATGAGCATGGTGACTAGGGGCAGGCAGCGCTTGAAGACTACGTACATGGGCAGGCTGAGGCCGCGCAGCGACCAGAGAGTGAGACTGGACTGCAGCGTGGAGAGCACGGCAACCCCAGCGAAGGAGCGAGCTAGGCTCAGGCCGAAGGGGGGCACGGCAATGAGCCCCAGGCGCCGCAGCAGCTCCAGGCTCAGCGCGGCGGTGGAGCTGGTCAGGCACTGCACCAGGGTCAGGAAGGAGAACTGGTAGCGGCTGATGAGGAACTTGAGCAGGATGTTGAGGGAGCCAGAAAAGACCCCGTGCGCGATCGCCACCGAGATGCCCAGCACGCGGCCCCGGCACAGCTGCCGCATCGCGCCGGCCCCGCCGTACCCCGCCGTGGCGGAGCTCGAGACTCGCAGGAGGTCGGCGGGGAGGCGCAGAGCGAGGGCAGCGGGGGCGCGGGCCGGGCGGCGGGACGAAGCGAAGGGCAGGGAGTGCGGGCTGGGCTGCGGAGGGCAGCTCCAGCCGGGCGTCCTCCCGGCTCAGCAGCTCCGCGTGCGACTGCCCCGCAGATGCCGGGAGGCGGGGGCGGGGGACTCCGAAaagtggcaggggtgggggacgGGTGTGAGAGGAGTGGCGGGAATCCTAGAGACCGCGACTTGGAAGTAGGTGAGGATCCCTGATGAGCTGTGTCCCGTGTGGTTCCTGGGTCAGAAGGATGCTCTGCGGAGTGCGGACTGGACCTGCTGAGGCGGCTGCCGCGGGGCGGGTGGAGCCTGCTTCCCTGGGGCATCCAGCGCCCACCGGGGTCGGCTCTCCGGGCGCGGCACCTCCTCCCTTCCCACAGTGGCAGAGCAGCGGGGTGCGTGCTGGGGGATCCCCTGCACAGCTAAAGACGGTATTAGAAACAACGCTCCAGCACTGAGCACCGTTCATTGGTCGCAACAAGTGACGGCGCCCCCAGCCCGGTGGCCCGCGAGTTGCAGCGGATTTTCCACCCACGGTCTCTCTCAGCGCTGCACGGGAAATGAGACACGTCGGTGCTGGAGGGCGGCGGGCCCCCTGACATTAGATCCCAGGGCCTTAAAAGAACCAGCTGCTGGGGAGTGCTTTGGAGCCCCGAAGTTGGCCTTTTCTGGTGCCAGGCTGTGAGCTTGGGTTCTGC encodes:
- the Slc35d3 gene encoding solute carrier family 35 member D3 encodes the protein MRQLCRGRVLGISVAIAHGVFSGSLNILLKFLISRYQFSFLTLVQCLTSSTAALSLELLRRLGLIAVPPFGLSLARSFAGVAVLSTLQSSLTLWSLRGLSLPMYVVFKRCLPLVTMLIGVLVLKNGAPSPGVLAAVLITTCGAALAGAGDLTGDPIGYVTGVLAVLVHAAYLVLIQKASADTEHGPLTAQYVIAVSATPLLVICSFASTDSIHAWTFPGWKDPAMVSIFVACILIGCAMNFTTLHCTYINSAVTTSFVGVVKSIATITVGMVAFSDVEPTSLFIAGVVVNTLGSIIYCVAKFLETRRQSNYEDLESQAEGEERQPSGDQLPFVMEELPAKSGNSEPESAEGAGDSVQQGGQESRGSIRGISLAARSSRAEGHSDEVGRRSLKDTYLEVWRLVRGTKYMKKDYLMENEALPSP
- the Slc35d3 gene encoding solute carrier family 35 member D3 isoform X1, with translation MRQLCRGRVLGISVAIAHGVFSGSLNILLKFLISRYQFSFLTLVQCLTSSTAALSLELLRRLGLIAVPPFGLSLARSFAGVAVLSTLQSSLTLWSLRGLSLPMYVVFKRCLPLVTMLIGVLVLKNGAPSPGVLAAVLITTCGAALAAPSSGGMESRQRRELESSPALSRKEGGRELPRITRGWGAGETGVKPEQPGLSTRALGKRNRPGAQGQEGRGGPPGNPAAGRGETLFPGPCPHSVEAASWGSLSLPVPTGREPPSQVASVQASGTPRSLPREHLISPWPSPWLEEDRVH